A genomic stretch from Gorilla gorilla gorilla isolate KB3781 chromosome 20, NHGRI_mGorGor1-v2.1_pri, whole genome shotgun sequence includes:
- the ZNF233 gene encoding LOW QUALITY PROTEIN: zinc finger protein 233 (The sequence of the model RefSeq protein was modified relative to this genomic sequence to represent the inferred CDS: inserted 1 base in 1 codon; substituted 1 base at 1 genomic stop codon), which yields MTKFQEMVTFKDVAVVFTREELGLLDLAQRKLYQDVMLENFRNLLSVGYQPFKLDVILQLGKEDKLWMMETEIQGDGCSGHRNQNEIDTLQEVRLRFLSYEDLICWQIWEQFTSKLTSNQDLIINLQGKRSKLLKQGDSPCQVWTGESSQVSEDENYVIKLQGESSNSIKIQELPLRTTWDFWRKMYLREPQNYQSRCQQIDVKNKLCKCDHCVRQRIAYQHDDHGVHKREKAFSHNNCGKDYVKESSQHSIIQSGEQTSDENGKGFSVGSNLELHQQLHLRDKPHVNVECGKGTGYSSGLPRHQCFHIGEKCYRNGDSSEGFSQGSHLQPHQRVSTGENLYRCQVYARSFNQNSCLPSHELTHPGEKLCTCGRCGKGFHHSLDFDIHCVDSAGERACKYDVYDKGFIQTSQLQAHQRGHSRDKTYKXEVSDRIFNRNSGLHQRVHTGEKPYKCEVCDKGFSKASNLQAHQRIHTGEKPYKCDVCGKNFSRNSHLQAHQRVHTGEKPYKCDTCGKDFSQISHLQAHQRVHTGEKPYKCETCGKGFSQSSHLQDHQRVHTGEKPYKCDVCGKGFSWSSHLQAHQRVHTGEKPYKCEECGKGFIWNSYLHVHQRIHTGEKPYKCGMCGKSFSQTSHLQAHQRVHTGEKPYKCFVCSKGFSKSSXSSDSSESP from the exons ATGACCAAGTTTCAG GAGATGGTGACATTCAAGGATGTGGCTGTGGTCTTCACCAGGGAGGAGCTGGGGTTGCTGGACCTTGCCCAGAGAAAGCTGTACCAAGATGTGATGCTGGAGAACTTCAGGAACCTGCTGTCAGTGG GCTATCAACCCTTCAAACTAGATGTGATATTACAGTTGGGAAAAGAAGACAAGCTTTGGATGATGGAGACAGAAATCCAAGGAGATGGGTGTTCAG GACACAGGAATCAAAATGAGATAGATACCCTTCAAGAAGTAAGATTAAGATTCCTTTCATATGAAGACCTTATATGCTGGCAAATATGGGAACAATTTACAAGTAAATTAACCAGTAATCAAGACCTAATAATAAATCTTCAAGGCAAGAGGTCCAAGTTGCTAAAACAAGGTGATTCCCCCTGTCAGGTGTGGACAGGAGAATCTAGTCAGGTCTCTGAAGATGAGAACTATGTAATAAAGCTGCAAGGGGAGAGTTCAAATAGCATAAAAATTCAAGAGCTTCCATTGAGGACCACCTGGGATTTCTGGAGGAAAATGTATCTGAGAGAACCACAGAATTATCAGAGTAGGTGTCAGCAAATTGATGTAAAAAATAAGCTCTGTAAATGTGATCATTGTGTTAGGCAAAGAATTGCTTATCAACATGATGATCATGGAGTACACAAAAGAGAGAAAGCTTTTAGCCACAATAACTGTGGAAAAGACTATGTGAAGGAATCATCCCAGCATAGCATAATCCAATCAGGAGAGCAAACCTCTGATGAGAATGGAAAAGGCTTCAGTGTTGGCTCTAATCTTGAACTTCACCAGCAACTACACTTAAGAGACAAGCCTCATGTAAATGTTGAGTGCGGGAAGGGCACAGGTTACAGCTCAGGGCTTCCCAGGCATCAGTGTTTCCACATAGGAGAGAAATGCTATAGGAATGGTGACAGTAGTGAGGGCTTCAGTCAGGGCTCACACCTGCAACCTCATCAGAGAGTCAGCACAGGAGAGAACCTCTACAGATGTCAGGTATATGCCCGGAGCTTCAACCAGAACTCCTGTCTTCCCTCTCATGAGCTTACTCACCCAGGAGAGAAGTTGTGTACATGTGGCAGGTGTGGGAAGGGCTTCCATCATAGCTTAGATTTTGACATTCACTGTGTAGACAGTGCTGGAGAGAGAGCCTGTAAATATGATGTATATGATAAAGGCTTCATTCAGACATCACAACTTCAAGCCCATCAGAGAGGTCACTCTAGAGACAAGACATATAAATGAGAAGTAAGTGACAGGATATTTAATAGGAATTCTGGTCTTCACCAGagagttcacactggagagaaaccatataAATGTGAGGTATGTGATAAGGGCTTCAGTAAGGCCTCAAATCTTCAAGCCCATCAGAGaatccacactggagagaaaccctacaaatgtgatgtgtgtggtaAGAACTTCAGCCGTAATTCCCACCTTCAGGCCCATCAGAGAGTccatacaggagagaaaccctacaaatgtgacaCATGTGGGAAGGACTTCAGTCAGATCTCTCATCTTCAGGCCCATCAGAGAGTTCACACAGGAGAGAAGCCATACAAATGTGAGACATGTGGGAAGGGCTTTAGTCAGAGTTCGCATCTCCAAGACCATCAGCGAgtccatactggagagaaaccctacaaatgtgatgTGTGTGGGAAAGGCTTCAGTTGGAGTTCACATCTTCAAGCCCATCAGAGAGtccacacaggagagaaaccatacaaatgtgaagaatgtgggaaAGGCTTCATCTGGAACTCATATCTTCATGTTCATCAGAGGAtccacacaggagagaaaccctataaatgtgGCATGTGTGGTAAGAGCTTCAGTCAGACTTCACATCTTCAAGCCCATCAGAGAgtccatactggagagaaaccatacaaATGTTTTGTGTGTAGTAAGGGCTTTAGTAAGAGTT TGTCTTCAGATTCATCAGAGAGTCCATGA